ACTTTAGGTTCAAGTGGTTTTCACGAACCCAAGAACCCAAAGTGGGACATCCACCAATCACTCAAGCAAGTCACTACCTTATTTATATAAAAGCCTCTCAGGTCTTATGATCTGAGAGGCTTTTTTTATGCGCGTGTCAGTTCTGCACGCGCCTGCTAGTTACTGGTGATAGCAATATGCACACAGCCACCAGGACAAGACTCGCGTTGTCGGTGACCGCGAAGTTCGTTAAGCTTTTGCCCCTCTTATTGCTACTAGGGGGGAGATAGGCCGATGCTTCTGAGCATTTGCTAGAAACACTCGAACATGCGGAGTCGATCATGATACGCCCATCGAAGACCGATCAGGCCTGGAAACAGTGGGGAGAGGTCGATCCTTATTATGGAGTGATCACCGACGAGAAATTCCGCTCCCAAAGCCTTGATGACCAAGCCCGGCACGAGTTCTTCGAAACCGGCCGGCAGAGCGTCGAACACGTCCTCCAACTTTGCCGCCGACACGTCAATTCTGAGTTCGAGCCGAAAAGCGTGCTCGATTACGGCTGCGGGGTAGGGCGGATGGCGATCGCTTTTGCTCGCGTTGCCCGACAGGTAACCGGAATCGATATCTCCGAAGGAATGCTCGCCGAAGCCCAGGCTAACAAATCGCGACTCGGCATCGAGAATCTTGAACTACTTCAGATCGAAGGCACTCAGCTTCCGATCAAAAAAAAGTTTGACCTAGTTCATTCCTACATCGTGCTACAGCATATTCATCCGCGTCAGGGAATCGAAGTTTTCCAGCAATTGGTCCAGGCGATCTCGCCGGGCGGTGTCGGGGCGATTCAACTTACCTATAGCAACATAAAGAACGCCCCTGGCCTCGGTCTTCCTCCTCGCATTCCTTCATTTCGCAATCTTTGGCGATCGACTTGGGGCAATTCCGCGATGCGCCGCACACTCGGCCAATGGTTCGGCTCCCCTAAAAGTCCTCAGATGCAGATGAATTCCTATCACCTCAATCAGGTTCTGTTTCTCCTGCAAAACGCTGGCGTGAAAGATCTTCACGTCGAGTTCACCAATCACGGCGGCCATCTTGGCGTATTCGTGCTTTTTTCGCAGCCGTGCTAGGACCGGACGACGATCCAAACGTTCGACAAATCGGGCAAGCCTTTGCTACCTCTTGTATAGCGTTTAGCGTAATTCGACTCGATTTTCGGTTGGCGCGGTATTTGCCCGGTTAATAGGTACGCCTCGCGGGCGAAGAGAATCTCTTTTCGCTCAGTACCTGTTTTCTCGAAGGAGACAATCATGCCAGCTTCCCCGCCTCCCTCCTCTCCTACCTACGCAACCATCAGTAATATTGGCTTGTCGGCGATCATTCTGGTAACTCTCGGCATTTGGTGTTACGGCATGTTTGGCCAGAAATCGCGAGTTCCTGTCGACAAATCAGCCGTCGCGAAGGAAGTCTTTGCTCGACTTGATGCCAACAGCGCCACCATAAAGACAGAAGCTCAACAACTCGTCGCCGAAATTACTCCGCCTCTCAGCGAAGCCCTTTACCAGCAAGCCCAGAAAGACTCTAGCCTCTACCTACGGACCCTTCGCCAGCAAGGCGAAACCTACGTTCAAAATGCCGACGAGATTTTCGTGGATGCCGTGAAGGCAGAGTATCGGGATTATCTACAACGACATCGCCAAGTCATCGCGGAGGAATTTCCGGACTATGCGGATGACGAATCGCTCGATCGCTTAATCGCTCACTTTGAACAGGCGGGTGAGGGATTGATCGAACGGTACTATCTCGACGATTTCGCGAACGAAGCGGAACGAACTCAACTTGCATGGAGCAAAATTCAGCCGCTTGAGCCACCCTCCAAAGATGATCCTTCGCTGGAAGAGCAGTTGCTGGAGTATGGTGCCGACTGGTCTGTCTTGGCTTTTACGGACGAGGCCAAACAACAAGTGGTTAGCCCTTAGTCAGGCATCACTCTCTGTCGTTCACCTCGCGCGAAAACCAATTTCGAAAAGGCCAGCTCTATGTCATCCTCAACATCTGACGATTACCAGTTCAACAATTTCTTCCAATCCAATCTATTTACGGCCATCCTCGTTGGCCTGTTTGTTGTGGAAGTCATCGCGATCGGAACATACACCTACCGCGACGTTCGCAGCAAACTGAATCCGACACACTTGGTCGATCAGGCCGAGAAGGCACTTCGCCAAAACTATCCCGACATTCGCAAGAATGTCACCCGCGACATCCAACAAAACGCACCGCAGATCGCCGAGTCACTTAGCAACCAGCTCGTGGCAACAACCCCTGAGGTGCGCCAGTGGCTGGAAGACGCAACGCGGCGGCAATTGAAGTACACGTTGGACGAAACGACCGAATTAAGTGCGGAAGAGTTTCGAGAACTGTTGCAGAACAACCATGATGAAATCGAAGACGCATTTCAACAGCTAGAAGAAGTGCCGCAACTTGCTCAGCAATCGGTTCTCGACCTAGAAACCAATATCGATGAGAGCTGGGGCGTTAACCTGAAAAGTCAGGCGGAGAATGCGTTAGAACTACATCAGCTTCTCAATGACAAGCTCGATCGTCTCACGAGCAACGCGCCGCTCACTCCGAAAGAGCTGCTCGAACGTCGTATGCTGCGGATTTTGCGCACCCTGGAGCGAGAAAGATTACCGGAGTTGCCGCAGATTTCGCCCCCTGAATAGTACCGCACGCAGGTAGATTCGGATGTTCCGACGTGGGGATCCGCACTTTCACTGACCGCCGATGGAATACAATGGAGATCAAAACGTTGTTCTATTGCGAAAGTTTATGAAGAATTACCGCTTGATGTTGTTCGTGTTGGCGTGGCTGCTGATCTCCTTCCTTGTCACGTCCCCCGCCGATTGCTGGGCTGCTGATTCAGTGGCAGCGAATCAATTCATTCCGTATCCCGCCGTTGAAAGCCCGGCATCTGGAATTTCCTGGCCGAAAGGTCAGGCGTTGCCAACGTTCGCAGCGCCGGCTACGAAGCTTGATGTCATCCAAGTCCAATCGCTAACTCGGGACGAGCAGATCACCTTCTCTTCGCTACAAGGGCAGGTGAATCGTCGACAGCCGCGGATTTTCCTCCTTGATGCCCGGAGTGATGCCGGGCGAGATACCTGGCTGAAAACGCCAACGCTTCATCTAAACGCCGGACGCACGTACGATCATCGCGATAAATACGAATTACTTGCCAAATATGCGGACGAGTTCGCAGGCGTGGTGCTATACGATACTGAGCGAAGTCCGCACTACCGAAATGTCGCCGGAACCGTTGCTGGGCTGAAGCATCTGCTGCCTGTCACCTCCCAGGTTTACAAGCACTTTCAGGAAAAAGGGCTCGAGCTGAAAGTCGTCGTTGATCTAACCGAACGGGAAGCGACCTCGCCAATCGATATCTACACGCATCTTCATGAAACGTACTGGCCGCAATGCGAGAAGCGTTTCCTGATAAGCGCTCGCCCAAGTGATCGGGGTGGCGATCTTCATCACACGCGTGACTTGGCCGCGGCATGCGGCGGAGCAATTGTCTGGCTCGACTGTCAGATTAAAGAAGAACGCGATGTAATGCGAAAGTTTCTAGCCGATATGACACCAGGTAGTGCCGTGATGTTGGGTTGGTATACCACCGAGCGATCCGGAATCACCACCGCATCCGAATTTGGAATCGGCACGCTACCGGCCGACCACTATCTAAACGCCACGGTCTACTCTGGTGGCGATCATACCATTCGTATTCCTGCCGTCCCCAAGATGCCGCAACTGGCGAACAAGACGTACGTCGCCATCATCATCAGCGATGGTGATAACATTC
The genomic region above belongs to Blastopirellula marina and contains:
- a CDS encoding class I SAM-dependent methyltransferase, whose amino-acid sequence is MIRPSKTDQAWKQWGEVDPYYGVITDEKFRSQSLDDQARHEFFETGRQSVEHVLQLCRRHVNSEFEPKSVLDYGCGVGRMAIAFARVARQVTGIDISEGMLAEAQANKSRLGIENLELLQIEGTQLPIKKKFDLVHSYIVLQHIHPRQGIEVFQQLVQAISPGGVGAIQLTYSNIKNAPGLGLPPRIPSFRNLWRSTWGNSAMRRTLGQWFGSPKSPQMQMNSYHLNQVLFLLQNAGVKDLHVEFTNHGGHLGVFVLFSQPC